The Mauremys reevesii isolate NIE-2019 linkage group 1, ASM1616193v1, whole genome shotgun sequence genome segment gtaatagtgatgatgaaatgctaagggaaattagagaggctatcaaaattaagaacccaataatagtgggggatttcaattatccccatattgactgggaacatttcacttcaggacgaaatgcagagataaaatttctcgatactttaaatgactgcttcatggagcagctggtacgggaacccacaaggagaggcgactctagatttaatcctgagtggagcaggagctggtccaagaggtaactatagcaggaccgcttggaaatagtgaccataatacaatagcattcaacatccctgtggtgggaagaacatctcaactgcccaacactgtggcctttaatttcaaaggggaactatacaaaaatgaggggttagttagacaaaagttaaaaggtacagtgactaaagtgaaatcctgcaagttgcatgggcccttttaaagacaccataatagaggcccaacttcaatgtataccccaaattaagaaaaacggtaaaagaactaaaaagagccaccgtggcttaacaaccatgtaaaagaagcagtgagagataaaagacttcctttaaaagtggaagtcaaatcccagtgaggcaaatagaaaggagcacaaacactgccaacttaagtgcaagagtgtaataagaaaagccaaagaggagtttgaagaacggctagccaaaaactccaaaggtaataacaaaatgttttttaagtacatcagaagcaggaagcctgctaaacaaccagtggggccccttgacgatgaaaatacaaaaggagcgcttaaagatgataaagtcattgcggagaaactaaatggattctttgcttcagtcttcacggctgaggatgttagggagattcccaaacctgagctggcttttgtaggtgacaaatctgaggaactgtcacagattgaagtgtcactagaggaggttttggaattaattgataaactcaacattaacaagtcaccgggaccagatggcattcacccaagagttctgaaagaactcaaatgtgaagttgcggaactattaaccaaggtttgtaacctgtcctttaaatcggcttcggtacccaatgactggaagttagctaatgtaacgccaatatttaaaaagggctctaggggtgatcctggcaattacagaccggtaagtctaacgtcggtaccgggcaaattagttgaaacaatagtaaagaataaaattgtcagacacataggaaaacataaactcttgagcaataatcaacatggtttctgtaaagggaaatcgtgtcttactaatctattagagttctttgaagaggtcaacaaacatgtggacaagggggatccggtagacatagtgtacttagatttccagattTCTTAGATTtcttagaaagcctttgacaaggtccctcaccaaaggctcttacgtaaattaagctgtcatgggataaaagggaaggtcctttcatggattgagaactggttaaaggacagggaacaaagggtaggaattaatggtaaattctcagaatggagaggggtaactagtggtgttccccaagggtcagtcctaggaccaatcctattcaatttattcataaatgatctggagaaaggggtaaacagtgaggtggcaaagtttgcagatgacactaaactactcaagatagttaagaccaaagcagattgtgaagaacttcaaaaagatctcacaaaactaagtgattgggcaacaaaatggcaaatgaaatttaatgtggataaatgtaaagtaatgcacattggaaaaaataaccccaactatacaaacaacatgatgggggctaatttagctacaacgagtcaggaaaaagatcttggagttatcgtggatagttctatGAAGAAGACCACGCAgagtgcagaggcggtcaaaaagcaaacaggatgttaggaataattaaaaaggggatagagaataagactgagaatatattattgcccttatataaatccatggtacgcccacatctcgaatactgtgtacagatgtggtctcctcacctcaaaaaagatattctagcactagaaaaggttcagaaaagagcaactaaaatgattaggggtttagagagggtcccatatgaggaaagattaaagaggctaggactcttcagtttggaaaagaggagactaaggggggacatgatagaggtatataaaatcatgagtgatgttgagaaagtggataaggaaaagttatttacttattcccataatacaagaactaggggtcaccaaatgaaattaataggcagcaggtttaaaacaaataaaaggaagttcttcttcacgcagcgcacagtcaacttgtggaactccttacctgaggaggttgtgaaggctaggactataacaatgtttaaaaggggactggataaattcatggtggctaagtccataaatggctattagccaggatgggtaagaatggtgtccctagcctctgttcgtcagaggatggagatggatggcaggagagagatcacttgatcattgcctgttaggttcactccctcaggggcacctggcattggccactgtcggtagacagatactgggatagatggacctttggtctgacccggtacagcctttcttatgttcttatgttcttatgttcttaacaaaggcagcaaagcagaatgtggaaaTTATAGACGCATATCCTGAGTGTAACTGATGGGATTGAGTCATACAGTCACTTTAAACAAAATGGAGGCCAAGGTCTCTCGTGTCATTCCCTTAATCAGGTCATGATTTAAGGGCACACAATTTGGGGCTGTTTCATTTCCATTCAAATGTAGTTTTGAatttggcattttttaaaaaccatacAGCGTAGAACGGCCCAGTCCAGTTGCTATCAGCTTCAACGACCCTTGAGTTGGGCAGTGCCCTGACTCTGAAGTGGTGATTACACCCTCACTGGCTCTTGTGACCCTCTCAGGACCAATTCTCCGCCATGTCCTTCAGCAGAGCCAAGTGGAACCATAGGAGCCCCTGTGGTCAGAGCAGGTTTCAGGAGCTCTATTGGTTTTCAGGAGCTCTAAGGTGCTCTCTTGCTGTAAATCAGTATGGTCACTTCACCTTTGAGGAGGCTGAGGACCTTAAAATCAAAGCAAGACACTTCTGCCCAATTCCCTGGATATGGAACCCACTCTTGGTGatattttttaaacaacattCTGGTTCAGGCAGGAATTTTTTCTGCAACATCCCCTATGGCTGGTCAGACTTTTTGGCAAATCTCATCCCACAGCCATCTCCTCGTTCACCGAGAATGTGTCATTTTCCTCTCTCCTGGGCTTCTTGCTGGGCTCACTCAGCTGCATTGTCTTACAAGACCTCAGTTCCTTGGCTGCTCATGGATGGAGAGATGGTTTCTGGTAGTGCAGAGGTTCCAAGACTTAACTCAAAACCTTTCTGAAAAAGAGCActgcttcctttccctctccGCCACCCCTGCCCTTGACCCATGAGCAAATCTGCTCTAGGCAGCCCTTTGAGACGGCACTGGTGACCCAAGTGGAGGTCCAATGTTAGGCCAGTTTTACTCACAGTAGGGTAAGATTCACCTCTGGGCAGACGGGCACCACAAAGGCCGAGGCTCCCTTAACTCCCTGCTGAGACCCAGTTTGAAAGTTTCAAACTGGACTAAAGTTTTTCATAGGCATCGTACTGTCCCCCTGCCGAAACGTGAATTTCAGACTTAAAGTCATGACAGGAAACATGCTGGAGGAAATGGAatgattcccactgatttcaaagggaatTGGATCTCACCTGCTGGGAATGAAGGTGATAAGAATGGAGAAAAGTGGCTCCTTGCTTCACAGTACATTTACAATGAACTGCCCAATGCCCCTAACCATGACCAGCATGAATTGAAAGGACTAATACTGGATTCCTTTCATGACACCCACTTGTGCTACTGATGCCGCTCAGAATCGCATTGACATTCATTCTCATTGCAGCACCAATAAAGTCAGTGGAATGAAACAAGAAATGCAGTTGGCCCGTACAATTCTAAGATGAAAAAAAAACTGAAGAGTGCAAGATGCATGTCACACCCTCTGAGGCTGAGATTAGCCCAATAATCACCAACGCTGAGGAAAACAGCTCCATCCAAAGGAGGATTTTGCAAGGCAATCAAGTTTCTTTGGTAACTAATTAGGACCTCCCTGACAAACAGCATCACAGATTCTCCAGGCAGTCCTAGGAACTGTATAAAAGCACACAAGAATCAGCACTCTTCTAAACACTTCTTCAGACTTCATCTCCTCAGTGAACCGGGTGATCCAATTCCACTCAATCTCTTTCTAACCTCAGAGATATCACAATAGGGCCTTTTTTCATTTAAGACAGAATCTTGCATGTACTCACTGTGATTTTTGTCAGGGATCAGGGTGTTCTTCCACAACTATCTTCTGTCATTATTCAGTTGTAGATGCTGGTGGAAAAATATTTCCTATTAACTGGACAAAGAATTAGGGCATTTAAATCTTTTCAGAAACTTTAGAAAGTCCTTTAACCATTTTTCACTTAGCTGGATTTCCCAGGTTAATCCAGAAAGGGCCAATTCAGTGGTTTTCTACTTTACTCTGAAGCAGCTGTTACTCCTCACTATTTGAGAACCAACAATAGATTTAGGTGACAAGTGGTGTGATCCAGTCgagcaattcctatgttctccTGAGCAGAAATACCCACTGAAGGTTCTTCTCCTCGGATTGAGTAATTTAGTGTCACTCCATAGAAGTCAGTGGACCTGAGCCCATTTTACCCCATCTGAGGAGTTTGTCTTTTGTGATTTGTTTGGAGAAAAGCAAAGTTTCTGTTTCTTCATCAGCAAGTATTGGTGACTCCCAAGGTTTGGAAACTCAAAGAGCCACACTCTGTCACTGGACTCAACTGGTGTCCATGCAGAGGTTAAATCCTCAAAGGAAAGGATGTGATTACCATGATCCCAGCCATGTTCTCTTTGATAAATGTCTAAAATGGACCCAGAATCCCAGGTGTCCAGCACAGAAATAGTTACACTTAGTCTAGTCAGTCTTTGAGAGGAGATCAAAGAGGCCAGTTGGGAGGGAAGTTTAGTGCGAGTGGACAAGAGGTGTAGAAAGAGAAAATAGGAACAAATACACAACCAGGCACATAGAGACTAAGTccatttctcctctctctctcacgcCCCGTGCAAACCTCACTGCAACACTAACAGAGCTTTTAAGTCTTTCTTCCACCGGCACGTCTACCTTCTCTTTAATCTAGTCCCTGTTGTGTGTTGCAGGTTTACCTCCATCCCAGaaagatgactttctccagcttctcCTATCCAGAATGCGGGGTGGCCCAACCCAGTCCAGTTACTGGCAGCTCCAACGAGCCGTGCGTTAGGCAGTGCCCTGACTCCGAAGTGGTGATCAGACCCTCACCAGTAGTTGTGACCGTCCCAGGACCAATTCTCAGCAATTTCCCTCAGCAGAGTGACGTGGGAGCCGTAGGAGCACCTGTGGTCGGAGCCAGTTTTGGAGGCTCATTCGGTTTGGGAGGATTGTACGGTTATGGAGGCCATTATGGAGGGTTGTATGGTTTAGGGAGATTAGGTGGATACGGGGGCCTTTACGGTTACGGGGGATTATTGGGCTATGGGGGACACTGTGGTTACCCGGGCCTTTATGGTTATGGGGGATTATTGGGCTATGGGGGACACTGCGGTTACCCGGGCCTTTATGGTTATGGGGGATTATGGGGATATGGGGGATATGGCCGTAGGTATCTTGGTGGATATTATGGGCCATGTTAAACCCAGCAGGAACATCTGTGGAAAAAGGAAGAACCAGGAAATGAGCCGCAAGATACAGAATCACCCCTGATCTTTTGGGCatggctttcagaagtgctgggtaAACATGGTTccagctgaactcagtgggagctatgtgtgctcagcaccttgggcTGACAGCCAT includes the following:
- the LOC120395470 gene encoding claw keratin-like, giving the protein MTFSSFSYPECGVAQPSPVTGSSNEPCVRQCPDSEVVIRPSPVVVTVPGPILSNFPQQSDVGAVGAPVVGASFGGSFGLGGLYGYGGHYGGLYGLGRLGGYGGLYGYGGLLGYGGHCGYPGLYGYGGLLGYGGHCGYPGLYGYGGLWGYGGYGRRYLGGYYGPC